A portion of the Mytilus galloprovincialis chromosome 12, xbMytGall1.hap1.1, whole genome shotgun sequence genome contains these proteins:
- the LOC143055147 gene encoding uncharacterized protein LOC143055147, whose translation MSVVLFQDDGWTALMLAAREGHVEVSRLLLENRCNKDITNEYGWTSLMYAARRGHVEVSRLLLENRCNKDITDEYGWTALMLAAGGGHVEVSRLLLENRCNKDIRDVCYLLNLITLLLINTK comes from the exons atgtcagttgtattattccaggaTGATGGATGGACAGCATTAATGTTGGCAGCCAGGGAAGGACATGTGGAAGTGTCTCGACTTCTCCTGGAGAACAGATGTAACAAAGATATCACAAAT gaGTATGGATGGACATCATTAATGTATGCAGCCAGGAGAGGACATGTGGAAGTGTCTCGACTACTTCTGGAGAACAGATGTAACAAAGATATCACAGAT gaGTATGGATGGACAGCATTAATGTTGGCAGCCGGTGGAGGACATGTGGAAGTGTCTCGACTTCTCCTGGAGAACAGATGTAACAAAGATATCAGAGATGTATGTTATCTACTAAATCTAATTACATTACTTTTAATCAACACAAAATAA